The nucleotide sequence CGGCTGTTCGGGCTCGGACCGATGATGAACTCACGCTCGTCCTGCTGCTCGGCCACTTGCGCCGTCAGCGTGAGGACACGGCGGTTGAGGTCCTGCCGCTCACTCGCGTGGCGCATCAACGACCGCAGCGCATCGTACTCGAACTCCTTCGTGATGTAGTGGTAGGCGCCCAACTTCATCGCCTGCACGGCGGTCTCGACCTCGCTGATGGCCGAGATCACGATGGCCTCGACCATCGAGTACTGCTCGCGGACGATACGGAGCAGATCCAGACCGCTCATCCCGGGCAGTCGGACGTCGAGCAGCATGAGATGCACGTTGACCGCCCGGAGGACCTCGAGGCCTGCTTCGGCAGACGCCGCCGTCCGCACCGTGTAGTCGCGCTTGAGGATCGCCGTCAGCGTATCGCGCATCCCCTCATCGTCATCGACGATCAGGAGAACTTTGGGCTCGATTGGCATCTGGACCGCGCCGGAAGGTGGGCTCGTATTGTAATCCCTCAGCCTCTGGGTATGATACGTGGGGCGTCAAGCAGGGGTAACACCCTAGTGACCCATGACCCTTTCACTGTAGTCTCAACCTTTCAGCAATGGGAGCTATCTTTTGGCGAACGAGTTCGATGTCGTCGTGATTGGCTCTGGCACGGGCGGCTATGTGGCGGCCATCCGCGCCGCGCAGCTCGGCCTCAAGACCGCCTGCATCGAGAGAGAGCCGGTGCTTGGTGGGACCTGCCTCAATTGGGGCTGTATTCCGACAAAGGCGTTGCTGGAGCATGCGCACGCCCTGAAGATTGCTCGGGATGCCAAGGAATGGGGGCTGACGCTGGGCGAAGCCGCCGTCGGCATCGATATGACACGCGTGCACGCCCGGAAGGCCAAGATCGTCAAGGGGCTGACGAGTGGCATCGGCTATCTCTTCAAGAAGAATGGGGTCGAATGGGTCAAGGGGAGCGGCCGACTGTTGGGCGATGGTCAGGTAGAGGTGGCCGACGAGAAGGGGCAGACGCAGAAGATCGTTGGTCAAGAGATCATTGTCGCCACGGGCTCCGAGCCGCGGAGCGTTCCCGGGATCGAGATCGATCGCACGCGCATCATCACGAGTGACGAGGCCATGAACCTCCGCGAAGTGCCGAAGTCGATCGTCGTGTTGGGCAGCGGCGCGGTGGGTGTGGAATTCGCCTCGATCTTCAGCCGGTTCGGTAGTGAGGTCACGCTCGTCGAGCTGCTCCCTCGCCTCGTGCCGGCCGAGGATGCGGCGGTATCGGCGGAGCTCGAGAAGAGCTTCAAGAAGCAACGGATCAAGGTGCTCACCGGTACAAAAGTCACGGCGGCAGCGGTCAAGGCAAGCGCCGTGCAGATCGACGCGACGCTCTCCGACGGCAAGAGCACGAAGATTGTTGCCGACTACCTGCTCGTCGCGACGGGCCGCGGTCCGGTGACGAAGGGGCTCGGTGCCGAAGACGTGGGGCTCGCGTTCGACCGTGGCTACATCAAGGTGGATCAGCTGTTTCGCACGAGCGCTGCCGGCATTTCTGCCGTCGGCGACGTGATTACGCTGGGCGATGGCCAAGCGCATCCGCAGCTCGCGCACCTTTCATCCGCGGAGGGGATCGTTGCAGCGGAGCGCGCGGCCGGACGGGAGACGCGGCCAATCAACTACGATCACGTCCCGGCGTGCACCTACTGCGATCCAGAGATTGGAAGCGTCGGCTTGACCGAGGAAGAGGCGCACGCACGCAACTACGACGTGGTCGTGGGCACGTTTCCGTTTGGCGTGCTCGGCCGCGCGAAGATTGCGGGCGAGACGGAAGGGTTTGTCAAGATCGTCGCCGAGAAGAAGTACGACGAGATCCTGGGCGTGCACATGATTGGCCCGCGAGCCACAGAGCTGGTGGCCGAAGCGACGATGGCGTTGCGTCTCGAGTGCACGGTTGAGGAGCTGCTCCGCACCATACACGCACATCCCACGATGTCGGAGGCTGTGGGGGAGGCGGCTCATGCAGCGCACGGCGCGGCCATACATATGTAGGGATCAAGGGATCAAGGAGTCAAGGGATCAAGGGAGCAGGCGACAGGGCCACCTATGGCTTCTCCCTCGACCCTGGATTCCTTGAGCCCTAGATCCCTTGACCCCTTTGAGCATGCTAGACCGAACGACGCTGCTCGAGCTTTACTACTATGCGCGGCTGACGCGCGATGTCGAAGAGCGGCTCGCGATCCTCTACCGCACCAACCAAGTCGTCGGCGGATTGTATCGGAGTCTCGGTCAGGAGGGCGAGTCGGTGGCGTCCGCCCTCGCCCTCGAGCCGAGTGACATCATTGGGCCACTCATTCGCAATCTCGGCTCCCTCCTCGCGCGCGGCGTACGACCGCGAGATATCTTCGCCCAATACATGGCCAGGGGAGCGTCGCCGAGCCGCGGCCGAGACCTCAACCTGCACTTTTCCCACATCCCGCCGGCGGCGAGCGGTGAGCCAACCATCATCGGACCGATCAGTATGCTCGGTGATCTCATCCCGGTGGTTGCCGGCGCGCTGTTGGGAGGACGCATGCAACAGCGACGGCTGGTGGCGCTGACCTATATCGGCGACGGCGGCACGAGCACCGGCGCATTTCACGAAGGCATGAACTTTGCCGCCGTCCAGCGGCTCCCGCTCGTCGTGATTGCCGAGGACAACAAGTTCGCCTACTCGACGCCCATTGCGCGCCAAATGGCCATCGAGCGAATCGACCAGCGCGCCGAGGCTTACGGCGTCGCACACGAGATGGTGGACGGCAACGACATGATTGCCGTCTACGAAGCCACGAAGCGTGCGGTCGATCGTGGTCGTCGTGGCGAAGGCGCGACGCTCATCGGTGTTGACACGATGCGGATGCGCGGTCATGCGGAGCACGATGACATGCGATACGTTCCGAAGGCGATGCTCGAACAATGGACGACGCGCGATCCCATCGCGAAGCTCCGCACCTTGCTCGTGGAATTGAGCCTTGCCACAGATACCGATCTCCACGAGATCGATCGTCGGACACGGAGCTTTGCGGAAGCGGAGGCGAACGACGCACTCGCGCAACCAAGGCCGGACCCGGCTGATGTGACACGGGATCTGTACGCGGGCACGCATCCGTTCCCAGGTCGCCGCGTCGAGCTCGTCCGCTCGCCGTTTAGGGAGTTGTGAGTTTTGAACTGATCCCTCAGCGATGGTAGGGCGCGTCAGCCTCCCGCGCTGTCATGGCCGCCTCGGCGAGGCGGTCCGCAAGAACTCAAAAGTCCGATCATGCCAATCATCACGTACGTCGAGGCGCTCAGGCAGGCGCTGGCCGAAGAGATGGCCCGCGACGACCGCGTCTTTCTTCTCGGCGAGGATATTGGTATCTACGGCGGCGCCTTCAAGGTCACCGAGGGCCTCCTCGATCGCTTCGGCCCCGACCGCGTCATCGACAGCCCGCTCTCGGAAGCGGCCATCGTCGGCGCCGCGATAGGCGCCGCCTACATGGGCATGCGTCCCGTCGTGGAAATGCAGTTCATCGACTTCATTGCGGGTGCCTTCGACATGCTGACGAACTTTGCTGCGAAGAGCCGATATCGCTCGGGCGTGGGCGTGCCGCTGGTCGTGCGGGGGCCGTGCGGCGGAGGTGTCAGCGGCGGGCCGTTTCACTCGGGAAACCCCGAAGCGTCGTTCTTGAACACGCCAGGTCTCAAGATCGTCGAGCCCGCCACCGCCTACGACGCAAAGGGATTGCTCAAAGCAGCGATACGTGACGACGATCCGGTGCTGTTCTTCGAGCACAAGTATCTCTATAGACGCGTCAAAGATGAAGTTCCCGACGCCGACTACGTCGTGCCGCTCGGCCGCGCGTCGGTCCGGCGAGAGGGACGCGACGCCAGCGTTGTCACGTTTGGCGCCATGGTGCAGCATGTGCTCGATGCGGCGACCGAGCTGGCGCGCGACGGGATCGAAATCGAGGTATTGGATCTGCGAACACTCGCGCCACTCGATCGCGAGACGGTTCTCACGTCAGTGGCCAAGACAAGTCGCATCCTCGTGGTGCACGAGGCACCGCTGACGGGCGGCATTGGCGGCGAGCTCGCCGCCATTGTTGCAGACGAGGGCTTTGAGCTCCTGGACGCGCCCGTCAAGCGGCTTGCCTCGCTCGACACACCAGTCCCATACAGCCCGCCGCTGGAGCAGGCCTTCATGCCAAACGCGGCCAAGGTGGCGGCCGCCGTAAGAGAATTGGTGGAATACTAGGTAGGGCCGCCTCGCCGAGGCGGCCGTGACGGCGCGGGAGGCTGACGCGCCCTACCTGTGTCGCGAGGTCCAAGATGCCAACAAACGTTGTCATGCCCCAGATGGGCGAGTCCGTCGCGGAAGGGACGGTCACGCGTTGGATCAAACAGCTCGGCGACTCCGTTGACCGCGACGAGCCGCTCTTCGAGATCTCGACCGACAAGGTGGATGCGGAGATTCCGTCGCCCGTGGCCGGCGTCCTCGCGCAGATCCGCGTGAAGGAAGGTGAGACGGTGCCGGTTGACACGGTTGTGGGTGTAATCAACGGCGCTGAGGAGCAGGTTGTCGGGAACGACGGCGATCGAGCAGCAGTGGAGCAGGCGCCAGCGCCCGCGCAGGAGGCCAAGCCGCTCCCCCTCGTTGAAGACGCTCGCCGACCGTCGAGGGACGAGCCGGTCTCGCCCGAGGCCGAGCGTGAAGGTTTGCGTCGGCGGAAGTCATCCCCGCTCGTGCGGAAGATCGCGCGAGAACACAACGTCGAGATCGCACAAATCTCCGGCACCGGAATCAATGGCCGTGTCACGAAGGCAGACATCCTGAAGTTCATCGACGAACGACAAAGACTGCCGGCGGTTGCCGCGGCGGGTGGCGCGCTGCCGCACGTTTCCGCATACGCGCCAGGCGAAGCGGTCGAGATCGTGCCGATGTCCGTCATGCGCAAGAAGATCGCCGACCACATGATCGTGAGCCGTCGCACGTCGGCACACGTGCACTCCGTGTTCGAGGTGGACTTCACGCGCGTCGCGCGGATTCGCGAGGAGCGTAGAGCGGAGTACGAGCGCACGGGCACAAAGCTCACGTTTCTCTCGTTCATCGCCAAAGCCATCGTCGACGCACTTCGCACGATGCCGATTCTCAACACCTCTCTGGATGGCGACAAGATCGTGTACAAGAAAGCGATTAACCTCGGAATCGCGGTTGCCCTCGACTGGGGGCTCGTCGTGCCCGTGGTCCCTCACGCAGACGAGAAGAACTTGCTGGGCTTGAGCCGCGCGATTCAAGACTTGGCGGCACGCGCGCGCAACAAACGGCTGAAGCCCGAGGAGGTGCAGGGCGGTACGTTCACAATCACGAACCCTGGCACGTTCGGCACCCTTTTTGGCATGCCGATCATCAACCAGCCGCAGGTGGCCATTCTGGGCGTCGGCGCCATTGAGAAGCGCGTGGCCGTCATTGACGACGCCATTGCCATCCGTCAGCGGGGGTATTTGACACTGGGCTACGACCACCGCCTCATCGACGGCGCAGCCGCCGACCAGTTCATGCAGCTCGTGAAACAGACCATCGAGCAGTTCGAGACGTGAAAAAGGGGACAGCCCCCATTTTACGAACCGCGTAAGAAGGTCCGCAGCTCTTCCTTCTGATGAATGAACAGAGAGGAACCGGGACCTTCTTACGCGGTTCGTAAAATGGGGGCTGTCCCCTTTTTCACGTTGAGCTTTCGCTTGGCCACGAAGGACGTTACAATCCTGTGACATGTTCGAGCATGTCCCGCTGGCCCCGATTGCCTACATCGATCCTTCCGCGGGAAGCCTGGTCCTCCAGATCGTCCTCGGGGGGCTCGCGGGATTAGCCGTCGCCGCGCGGCTGCTCTGGCACCGCGTGGTCGCGCGGATCCGTGGCACCCAGCCCGGCGAGCGGCCGCCTGCGTCGAACGACCTGGAGAGCGTGCCGGTCGACGATGGGCGTTGAGTTCGAGCCGGGGTCCTTTCGCGACGCGAGCGCTCGAGTCTTCTATCACAGCGGAGAGGTGTTCCGCGCGCTGTCTGCGCGTGCGGCCGCGGACTGGGCGAGCATCGAGCGCACGGACTTTTGGCGGCGCGCCCTCGCAGGGGGACAGGTCGTTGCCACCACCCGGGTCGATGCCCCGCAGGATCTCGGCAACGACTGGCATCTCGTCCTGCGTCACGAGCGCATTCCGTTCATTTCCTATCCCTACGAGTGGAGCTTCGAGATGCTCCGCGGCGCGGCGCGTCTGCAGCTCGATCTGCTCGCCGCGGCGCTGGAGGAGGATCTCGTGCTCAAAGATGGCACGGCCTACAACGTCCAGTGGCGGGGCGTGCAGCCGGTCTTCCTCGATGTTCTGTCGTTCACGCCACTCCGCGCAGGCGAGCCATGGGTTGGCTATCGACAATTCTGTGAGCTCTGCCTCTACCCGCTCTTTCTGGAGGCCTACCGCGGCGTTCCCTTCCAGCCTTGGCTGCGCGGCCGTATCGATGGCATTCCGGCGGAGGAGATGCGTCGACTGCTCGGGGGGCGCTGCCTCCTGAGGCCGGGCGTCTTCAGCCATGTGCATCTGCACGCACTGAGCCAGCGGCGCTATGCGGCGGCGCCTCGCACGTTGCGCACCGAGATCGCCGCGGGCGGGTTCGGCAAGGCGCTCATCCAAGCAAACGTGAGAAAGTTGCAGCGGCTCGTGGATCGCCTGGCGCCCCCTGCGACGCGGAGCGCGTGGGCGGGCTATGCGGAGGCACCCGGGTACGACGATCGCGACCAGGCGGCCAAGCAGCAGTTCGTCCACCAAGCCCTTGCTGGGCGGCCCTGGGGGCTGGTCTGGGACTTGGGTGCCAATCAGGGCGTCTATGCACGGATCGCGGCAGAGTGCGCGCGTTACGTCTTGGCCATCGATGCCGATCGCGTCGTGGTGGACCGGATGTTCACCGATCTCCGGCGGCGTGGCGTTGACAATGTGCTGCCGCTCGTCGGCAACCTTGCCGACCCTTCGCCCAGCCAGGGATGGAGCGGTGAAGAGCGCTGGCGCCTCGAACACCGGGGCCGGCCAGAGTTGGTGCTCGCGCTCGCGCTGCTGCACCACCTTGTCATTGGCGCAAACATCCCGCTCACGGCCGTCTTGAATTGGCTGGCAGCGCTCACGCCACACCTCGTGATTGAGTTCGTCAGCCGCGCCGACCCGATGGTGGAACGGTTGCTCCGCTTCAAGGACCCGGCGCAACATGCCGACTACGACCTTCCCACGTTCGAGCAGGCACTGGCGGCACGCTTCGAGGTTCTGGCCCGCCAGCCCCTGGCCGGCGGCCGACGCATTCTCTTCTTCGCACGCGCCCACCGGGGCGCTGTGTTAGCCTGACTTCGATGTCGCCTCTCGACATTCAACGCCTCGGCGTCATCACCTACGAGGAAGGCGTCTCGCTCCAGGCGCAGCTTGCCGCGGATCGGCGTGCCGGCATCGCACCGGACACGCTGCTCCTCTTGCAACATCAGCACGTCATCACGCTGGGCGTGAAGGCGCGCAACTCACGGGCGCACATCATTGCCTCGGATCGGGAGCTGGCGGCGCGGGGCGTGGCCGTCTACGACGCCGGGCGTGGTGGCGACGTGACCTATCACGGGCCGGGCCAGCTCGTGGGCTATCCGGTGATCGATCTCAAGCCGGATCGACAAGATGTGCATCGCTATGTGCGAGACCTCGAGGAAGTGCTCATCCGTACGGCGGCGGATTTCGGCGTCCGCGCCGGGCGGTTGGCTGGCCTGACCGGCGTGTGGGTCGCCCAACGAAAACTGGCGGCCATCGGCGTTCGGATTTCCCGCTGGGTGACGAGCCACGGCTTCGCACTCAACGTCTCAACCAACCTCGACTATTTCGACCTCATCGTTCCCTGTGGCATCGCCGACCACGGCGTGACTTCCCTCGAGCTCCTGGCCGGCCCCCTCCCTATGGCCGAGATCGAGGACTCGTGTGTTCGGCATTTCTGCGACGTGTTCGACCGCTTCGAAGTTCGGACCTCCTCCCTCGAACCTCGTCCCTCGCCCCTCCCCTCGCCCCTGGGAATAAATAAGGCTCCTCCGGTGTTCTCCTAGTTTGGAGGCATCATGAGGGACAAGTCGCAGTCCGAAAAGACGCTGGTCGGTCGGCTCCGGGCAGAGGATGGGACGGCCGTAGCCGAGCTTGCGGACACGTATGGTGCCAGAATCTATCAACTGGCGCTTCGTTATACGAAGAATCATGAAGATGCAGAAGAGATTGCTCAAGACGTGCTGTTGAAGGTCTTTCGTAAGATCCGCGCCTTCCGAGGCGATGCTGCGCTCTCATCCTGGATTTATCGCATCACGTACAACACGGCGATGTCGCGCCTCAGGAACGGCAAGTTCGCACGCCCGGCTGAAGTCTCGGCCGAGCTCCCCGACGATCGTCAACAGGGAAAGACCAGGCTGCTGGAGGCAACGGATTGGTCGGCGCTGGGTGACGAAGCCGTGCTCCGTCGCGAGCTCCGGGACCGCTTGCGGGTAGCGATCCGCGATTTACCACCCATATACAGGCGACCCGTCATTCTGCGCGATGTTCACGGCCTGTCTACCGAGGAGGCAAGCCGCGTGCTTCGTGTGAATACGCAGACGTTGAAATCGCGCCTTCACCGGGGCCGGTTGATCCTCCGAGAGCGCTTGGGCGACTTCGAGAGCGGGCTTACGTTGCATCGCGCCGCCTAACCACCACGAAGACACGAAGTTCTTCGTGGTTTAGCCTTCGTGCTCTTCGGTGTTTACCTTGGTGCCTTCGTGGTTGGACTACCCAACGCCACAATGCACTCGCTGACCCCGTGACCTTCTGTGGCTGTGACCTCGAAGTGAACCCCTTCGTAGTCGACGCGGTCGCCGATACGCGGAGGGCGCCCGAGCAGTGTCAAGACTAGGCCGCTGACGCTGTCGACGTCGGGATGTTCGAGCGCGACTCCGAGCTGCTCGCCCACCTCCTCGACGCGCACGGTTCCTTTCACGTGGAGGCGGCCGAGGTAGTCGCGCGAGATACTGGGCCGTGCCGGGCCTGCTTCGTCGATCTCTCCGATCACTTCATCGAAGAGATCCGAGAGCGTGACCACACCCGCGGTCCCTCCATGCTCGTCGATGACGATGGCCATGTGGGTCTCTTCCTTGCGGAGCATGTCGATGACGCTGCCCAGGGCCGCTGTTTCCGGCACGTACGGCATCGCGTGAACGATGTCTGCTGCGAGCACCCTGCCGTCCTCGCACGCGGCGATCAGATCCTTGACGTGCACCATGCCGATGATCTGGTCCAGGTCCTCGCCGTAGACCGGATATCGACTGTAGGGGCGCTCCGCCACGAGGGCTCTCATGGCCGACCCGTCGGCTCCCAGCGGCAGGCCGGCGATCTGCACACGGGGCGTCATGACTTCTCGTGCCGTGAGCTCCCCAAAGTCGAAGAGCTCTCGAAGGATCCGGCCCGATTCGGCTCGCAGCAACCCGCCCGCCTCGCTCTCGCGCACGACGAGCTCCAGCTCCTCGGGCGAGTAGAGGTGCTCCCGCGTGCCCTCCTGACGCTGGAGGCCCAGCGCTTTGAGGAGCAGATTGCCAAGACCGTTCAGCCCGAAGACGATTGGATAACAGGCATACTGCATCCACAAGATGTGCGGAGTAATCCAAAGCACCGTGTGCTCGGCCCGCTGCAGCGCAATCGACTTCGGCACCATTTCGCCCACGACAATGTGAAGGTAGGTGAGCGCCGATACGGCAATGGCGCTCGCCACGGAATGCGCGCCGATGTAGTGCGCTGTGCCGCTGTCCGCGAGCTGACGCAGGATCCAGTCGGCGAGCACGTGCTCGCCGTACATGCCGAGGCCGAGGCTGGCCACGGTGATCCCGAGCTGCGCCGTCGCGATGTAGCGATCCTGGCGCCGTGGGACCTCGAGCACGCGGTGCACCACTTGGGCGAGCCGTTCCCCCGCGAGGGCGCGCCGTTCGATGGCGGCGCGCGGCGCGCCCACGATTGCGAACTCCGCGGCAACGAACAGGCCGTTCAAAACGACGAGCGAGATGATGATCAAGAGCGCTATCAGCATGAACGGTTATGCATATCGCCTGGACGCTGAGCCTTGAGCTGGCGTCAGTAGCTCTCTCAACAGGTCTTCGAGTGACACGATGCCGACGACCTGTCCAGACCCGTCCTGGACGATCGCTTGGTGCGTTCGCCGCTCGCGTAAGAGCGCCACGAGCCGATCACCGGTCAGTCGCTCGTTCACGAACAGCGGCGGGCGCAAGA is from Luteitalea sp. and encodes:
- a CDS encoding 2-oxoglutarate dehydrogenase, E2 component, dihydrolipoamide succinyltransferase gives rise to the protein MPTNVVMPQMGESVAEGTVTRWIKQLGDSVDRDEPLFEISTDKVDAEIPSPVAGVLAQIRVKEGETVPVDTVVGVINGAEEQVVGNDGDRAAVEQAPAPAQEAKPLPLVEDARRPSRDEPVSPEAEREGLRRRKSSPLVRKIAREHNVEIAQISGTGINGRVTKADILKFIDERQRLPAVAAAGGALPHVSAYAPGEAVEIVPMSVMRKKIADHMIVSRRTSAHVHSVFEVDFTRVARIREERRAEYERTGTKLTFLSFIAKAIVDALRTMPILNTSLDGDKIVYKKAINLGIAVALDWGLVVPVVPHADEKNLLGLSRAIQDLAARARNKRLKPEEVQGGTFTITNPGTFGTLFGMPIINQPQVAILGVGAIEKRVAVIDDAIAIRQRGYLTLGYDHRLIDGAAADQFMQLVKQTIEQFET
- a CDS encoding sigma-70 family RNA polymerase sigma factor, which encodes MRDKSQSEKTLVGRLRAEDGTAVAELADTYGARIYQLALRYTKNHEDAEEIAQDVLLKVFRKIRAFRGDAALSSWIYRITYNTAMSRLRNGKFARPAEVSAELPDDRQQGKTRLLEATDWSALGDEAVLRRELRDRLRVAIRDLPPIYRRPVILRDVHGLSTEEASRVLRVNTQTLKSRLHRGRLILRERLGDFESGLTLHRAA
- a CDS encoding DUF21 domain-containing protein → MLIALLIIISLVVLNGLFVAAEFAIVGAPRAAIERRALAGERLAQVVHRVLEVPRRQDRYIATAQLGITVASLGLGMYGEHVLADWILRQLADSGTAHYIGAHSVASAIAVSALTYLHIVVGEMVPKSIALQRAEHTVLWITPHILWMQYACYPIVFGLNGLGNLLLKALGLQRQEGTREHLYSPEELELVVRESEAGGLLRAESGRILRELFDFGELTAREVMTPRVQIAGLPLGADGSAMRALVAERPYSRYPVYGEDLDQIIGMVHVKDLIAACEDGRVLAADIVHAMPYVPETAALGSVIDMLRKEETHMAIVIDEHGGTAGVVTLSDLFDEVIGEIDEAGPARPSISRDYLGRLHVKGTVRVEEVGEQLGVALEHPDVDSVSGLVLTLLGRPPRIGDRVDYEGVHFEVTATEGHGVSECIVALGSPTTKAPR
- a CDS encoding alpha-ketoacid dehydrogenase subunit beta — encoded protein: MPIITYVEALRQALAEEMARDDRVFLLGEDIGIYGGAFKVTEGLLDRFGPDRVIDSPLSEAAIVGAAIGAAYMGMRPVVEMQFIDFIAGAFDMLTNFAAKSRYRSGVGVPLVVRGPCGGGVSGGPFHSGNPEASFLNTPGLKIVEPATAYDAKGLLKAAIRDDDPVLFFEHKYLYRRVKDEVPDADYVVPLGRASVRREGRDASVVTFGAMVQHVLDAATELARDGIEIEVLDLRTLAPLDRETVLTSVAKTSRILVVHEAPLTGGIGGELAAIVADEGFELLDAPVKRLASLDTPVPYSPPLEQAFMPNAAKVAAAVRELVEY
- a CDS encoding thiamine pyrophosphate-dependent dehydrogenase E1 component subunit alpha yields the protein MLDRTTLLELYYYARLTRDVEERLAILYRTNQVVGGLYRSLGQEGESVASALALEPSDIIGPLIRNLGSLLARGVRPRDIFAQYMARGASPSRGRDLNLHFSHIPPAASGEPTIIGPISMLGDLIPVVAGALLGGRMQQRRLVALTYIGDGGTSTGAFHEGMNFAAVQRLPLVVIAEDNKFAYSTPIARQMAIERIDQRAEAYGVAHEMVDGNDMIAVYEATKRAVDRGRRGEGATLIGVDTMRMRGHAEHDDMRYVPKAMLEQWTTRDPIAKLRTLLVELSLATDTDLHEIDRRTRSFAEAEANDALAQPRPDPADVTRDLYAGTHPFPGRRVELVRSPFREL
- the lipB gene encoding lipoyl(octanoyl) transferase LipB; the protein is MSPLDIQRLGVITYEEGVSLQAQLAADRRAGIAPDTLLLLQHQHVITLGVKARNSRAHIIASDRELAARGVAVYDAGRGGDVTYHGPGQLVGYPVIDLKPDRQDVHRYVRDLEEVLIRTAADFGVRAGRLAGLTGVWVAQRKLAAIGVRISRWVTSHGFALNVSTNLDYFDLIVPCGIADHGVTSLELLAGPLPMAEIEDSCVRHFCDVFDRFEVRTSSLEPRPSPLPSPLGINKAPPVFS
- the lpdA gene encoding dihydrolipoyl dehydrogenase, whose product is MANEFDVVVIGSGTGGYVAAIRAAQLGLKTACIEREPVLGGTCLNWGCIPTKALLEHAHALKIARDAKEWGLTLGEAAVGIDMTRVHARKAKIVKGLTSGIGYLFKKNGVEWVKGSGRLLGDGQVEVADEKGQTQKIVGQEIIVATGSEPRSVPGIEIDRTRIITSDEAMNLREVPKSIVVLGSGAVGVEFASIFSRFGSEVTLVELLPRLVPAEDAAVSAELEKSFKKQRIKVLTGTKVTAAAVKASAVQIDATLSDGKSTKIVADYLLVATGRGPVTKGLGAEDVGLAFDRGYIKVDQLFRTSAAGISAVGDVITLGDGQAHPQLAHLSSAEGIVAAERAAGRETRPINYDHVPACTYCDPEIGSVGLTEEEAHARNYDVVVGTFPFGVLGRAKIAGETEGFVKIVAEKKYDEILGVHMIGPRATELVAEATMALRLECTVEELLRTIHAHPTMSEAVGEAAHAAHGAAIHM